In Nitratireductor mangrovi, the genomic window TTCCCTTCTTCGAGGAGGGATTCGTTTCGGAGATGATGCGTGGCGGCATGGGCGCGCTCGGCAAGTTCCTCGGCTTCCAGGGCACAGGCGGCTCATCCTCCGTTCGCGACGGTTTTGAGAAGATGCGCACCTCCGGCGCCGCCGCGCGCCAGATGCTGGTCGCCGCAGCGGCCGAGCGGCTGAACGTGAGCGACCGGGAACTGGTGACGCGCGACGCCACGATCCTGCACGAGGCATCAGGGCGGTCGGTGACCTATGGCGAAGTCGCCGCCGACGCCGCGCGCCTCGACCCTCCGTCGGACGTCAGGCTGAAGCCGGCATCGGACTGGACCCTGCTCGGCAAGCCGCAAAGGCGAACCGACATGGAGGCCAAGGCGACCGGGGCGCCGATCTTCGGCGTCGATGTCAGCCTGCCGGACATGCTTTACGGCACCGTGAAAATGAGCCCGCGCTTCTGGGCCAAACCGGTGCGCGCAGATCTCTCGAAGGCCGAGCAGATGCCCGGCGTGGTGAAGATCGTGCCGATCGACACCACCTACGGCCACGGCTTCGGCATCATCGCCGAGAATAGCTGGGCTGCCTTCCAGGCCGCCGACGCCATCGAGGTCGAATGGGGCGGCGCCGACTATCCTTCCGATAGCGACGGCATGTCGAAATTGCTATGGGACGCGATCGCGGCCGGCGGCGGCGACGCGTTGCGCGATGACGGCGACGTCGACACCGCTTTTGCCGACGCACCGGCCGGGCGCCTCGTCGAAGCGGATTACGAAGTGCCGTTCCTCGCCCATGCCTGCATGGAGCCCATGAACGCCACGGCCCGGCTCAGGGACGGCGTGCTTGACGTCTGGTCGCCGAACCAGATGCCGACCTTCACGCGCCAGCTCTGCGCCGGGCTGGCCGGCGTCGACACCGACAACTGCAACGTCCATACGACCTTCATGGGTGGCGGCTTCGGCCGGCGCGGCGAGATGGACTATTCCATGTTCGCGGCGCTTCTGGCGAAGGAAACCGGCGGACGCCCGGTCAAGGTGACCTGGACCCGCGAGGAGGATACCCGCCACGACGTTTACAGGCCGGCGGCCGCCGGGCGCTTCCGAGCCCGCATCGGCGAGGACGGCATGCCAGCAGCCGTCGACATGAAGATCGCCTCGGCCTCGACGATCGCCAGCACGCTGCGGCGTACCTTCCCGTCGATTTCCCCGCTCGGGCCCGACAAGACCGTTATCGAGGGCGCGTTCGACCAGCCCTACACCATCCCCGACTACCGCGTCGCGGCGATCAAGGCCGATACCGGCGTGCCGGTCGGGTTCTGGCGCTCGGTCGGCAATTCCTTCAACGGCTTCTTCCACGAAAGCTTCATGGACGAACTGGCGGTCGCCGGCGGCGTCGACCCGGTCGCCATGCGGGTGAAGCTGATGGCCGCCCATCCGGCCGCCGTGAAGGTGGTCGAAAGGGTGGCCGAAATGTCCGGCTGGGGCGAACAGCTGCCTGATGGCAAGGCAAAGGGCTTCGCTTTCACCCTCTCCTTCGGCAGTTGGGTCGCCGAGGTCGTTCAGGTGGCGCAGACGGACGCCGGCATCAGAATCGAGAAGGTGTGGATCGCCGCCGACCTCGGCCAGGTACTCGATCCCGGCATCGTGGAAGCGCAGCTCACCTCCGGCGCCATCTATGGTCTTTCTTCGGCAATGGGCCAGGAGATCACCATCGCCGATGGCATGGTCGAACAGTCGAATTTCCACGACTTCGACGCCATGCGGATCAACCAATGCCCGGCGTTCGAGGTCGCGATCCTCGAAAACTATCACAAGATGGGCGGCGCCGGCGAAATCGGCACCCCGCCCGCCGTACCGGCGCTGGCCAACGCTGTTTTTGCGCTCACCGGCAAGCGCGTGCGCCGGTTGCCACTGTCGCGCGAGGTCGACTTCGCATGAGGGTAAATGCGAGATTGCTGACAGTTGCTGTCAGCCTCATGCTGACGGTGGGACCGGCGCTTGCGCAGGAGGCGGCACCGGAGCAACCGCCCGCCGTCGACCGCGAGGCCGGATTGCCCGAATGGGAAAAGGTTTTCGCGGTCTTTTCCCATCCGCGCTGCGCCAACTGCCACGTCGCTGACGAGCATCCGCGCTGGTCGGGCCCCCATTACGGCGAAACCCGGATTCATGCCTTCAACGTCACGCGCGGCACTGACGGCTCGGGCTTCGGCAACCCGGGCCTGCGCTGCACGACCTGCCATTTCGAAAGCAATTCCAGCAAGTTGCATGGCCCTCCCGGTGCACCGCTATGGCACCTGGCTCCGGCCGAGATGGTCTGGTGGCAGAAGAGTTCGGCCGAGATCTGCGCCCAGATCAAGGACCCGGAACGCAATGGCGACCGAACGCTGGAGGAGGTCGCCGAACATGTCCGCGACGATCCCCTCGTCGGATGGGGATGGACGCCGGGACCGGGCCGCGAGCCTGCGCCTGGCTCCGCGGAGGAGACCTTCGCGGCGCTGGAACGCTGGCGTGCCGCCGGCGCTCCCTGTCCCGAAGGCTGACGCTGGCATCAACGCCTTTCGCGGTCTGGCATCAACAAAAGTGTCTTTTGCCGCGGGAACATTTGGAGTACACAACCGCCGCCGGGGGAGATCTGACGATGCCCGTTGATTGAACTCAACGGCAAAAAGGACCACATGTGCCCCGCGCCAGGCCACGGCGCGCCGATGGCGAACAACTGCGCGGAACTCCTCGATGGCGAAATTCAGGTTTCACAAGCTTGTCGCGGTGATGGTGCTTGCCGCAACGGCAGCGTGGATCGTCACCGGCGAGTTTTCCTCCGTCGGCAGCGCCGTCGCGCCCGAAACTGCCTCCGAGCCCGACTCCGAAACCGTGGCGGTCGAGACGCCGCCGCGTACCGTCGCTGTTGTCAACCCGCCACGCGCCGAGCATGCCCGCGCCATCCGCATGTCGGGCACGACCGAAGCCAATGCGCGCAGCAATCTTGCCGCTCGCATCTCCGGCATCGCCGGCGAACTCCCGGTGAAGCAGGGCAGCCAGGTCAGGAAGGGCGACCTCATCATGCGCCTCGACGCCGAAGGCAAGGCCGCGGCCGTCAACATGGCCGAGGCCATGCTTGCCCAGCGGGAGGCGGAAAGCGCCGCGGCCGAGCGGCTGGCCAAGAGCGGCAACATGGCCAAGCTGCAACTCGACAACGCCCGCACGGCCTTGGCGGCGGCACGCTCGCAGCTGGAAACCGCACGTGCCGAACTCGAATGGACTGAGGTGCGCGCACCGTTCGACGGTCTTGTAGACCGGGTTCCCGTGGAGCAGGGCAGTTCCGTCATGCAGGGCGCGCAGGTCGCGACCATTCTCAGCCTCGACCCCATCCTCGCCGTTGGCGAGGTCAGCGAGCATGATCTTGCAGAACTGGAGATCGGCAACAAGGCCGAGATCAGGCTCGTCAACGGCACACGCGTCGACGGCACGCTTCGCTATGTCAGCCGCGACGCCTCTCCGCAAACGCGCACCTTCCGCGTCGAGATCGCCATTCCCAACCCCGACCGCCGCATCCCGGCCGGCATGACGGCCGAGATCACCTTGCGCGCCGACAAGGTCGACGCGGTGTTCCTACCGCGCTCGGTCGTGACCCTGTCCGAGAAGGGTGATCTCGGTGTTCGCATCGTCAAGCCGGACGATACGGTCGCCTTCGTGCCGATCGACATCATCGACGACACGCCGCAGGGCCTGGCGCTTGGCGGCGTCCCGCAGGACGCGCGCATCATCGTCGCCGGTCAGGACCTTGTGAAGGAAGGCGACAAGGTCAACGCCGTCGAGGCCGATCAGGACACGATCAACCGTCTGGTCGGGCAGATGGCCGGACCGGTCAATTGATGGTGCTTTGATGGGCATTGTCGACTACGCCATACGCAATGCGCGGCTGACGATCTCTATCCTGCTCTTCTTCCTGATCGCCGGGACGATGGCCTATCAGTCGATCCCGAAGGAAGCCGAGCCGGATATCCAGATCCCGATCATCTATGTGAGCCTGACCTATCAGGGCATCTCGCCCGAGGATTCGGAACGGCTCTTGCTGCGCCCGGTCGAGACTCGGCTGAAATCGATCAGCGGCATCAAGGAGATGCGGTCCTCTGCCTATCAGGGCGGCGGCAATGTCGTGGTCGAGTTTCAGGCCGGCGCCGATCTCGACAAGGCGCTGGAGGACGTGCGCAACAAGGTCTCCGACGCCGAGCAGGACCTGCCGCAGGGGGTCGACGAGCCGAGCGTCAACGAGGTCAACATCTCGGAGTTCCCGGTCCTGGTCGTCACGCTGGCCGGCGACGTGCCGGAACGGGCGCTGACGGCCGCCGCCCGCGAGTTGCGCGACCGGCTCGAAGAGGTCAACGGCGTGCTTGACGCCGCCCTGCGCGGCGCGCGCGAAGACCTGGTCGAGGTGATCATCGATCCGGTCAAGCTCTCCTCCTACGGGCTGCGGCTTGAGGAACTGGTCACCGCCGTCAATGCCAACAACTCGCTTGTCGCCGCCGGTGCCTTGCAGGGCGAGGAAGGCCGCTACGCGGTCAAGGTTCCCTCGCTCATCGAGACCGTCGAGGACGTCGCCAACCTGCCGATCGTCGCCGGCCCCAACGCGGTCGTCAGGGCGCGCGACCTCGCCACCATCCGCTCGACCTTCAAGGATGCCGAGACCATCACCCGGCTCGACGGCAAGCAGGCGATCGCCATCGAGGTTTCCAAGCGCACCGGGGCCAATCTGGTCGAGACGGTCGACCGCGTGAAGGCCGTGGCCAACGAGTTTCAGGCGCTCTTGCCGGAGGGCGCCGAAGTCTCGTTCAGCCAGGACAAGTCGACCGTCATCCGGCAGTTGCTCGGCGACCTCGAAAACAGTGTCCTGACCGCCGTCATCCTTGTTTTCGTGGTCATCCTCTATGCCCTTTCCGGCCGCGCATCGATGCTGATCGGCCTTGCCATTCCGGCCTCGTTCCTGATGGGCATCATGTGGCTGGCGCTGGCCGGCTACACGGTCAACATCGTCGTGCTGTTCTCGCTGATCCTGGCCGTCGGCATGCTGGTCGACGACGCCATCATCGTCACCGAGTTCGCCGAACGGCGCATGTCGGAGGGCATGCCGAAAGGCGAAGCGTTCTCGCTCGCCGCCAAGCGCATGGCGGGCCCGGTCGTCGCCGCGACCGCGACGCGCGTCGCCGCCTTCTCGCCGCTGCTGTTCTGGCCCGGCATCGTCGGCGAGTTCATGAAGTTCATGCCGATCACGCTGATCGTGACACTATCGTCCTCGCTGATCTACGCGCTCGTCTTTACGCCAGCGCTTGGTGCGCTGTTTGCCAAGCCGGTGGTCGAGGAAGAGCAGCGCGATGGCTGGTATATGCGCTTTGCCCGCCGTGCCGTACGCCATCCCTTCATTGTCACCGCCGTCACCATCGCCGCCCTCGTGGCAGTACCGATGGCTTATGGCACCTATGGCAAGGGCGTCGAGTTCTTCCCCAATGTCGAGCCGGAATACGGGCTGCTCTACGTGCATGCCCGCGGCAACCTTTCGCTGGAAGAACAGGACGCGCTCGTGACCCAGGCGGAGGATCGCATCCTCGGCTGGCCCGGCATCAAGACCGTCTATACCCGTGTCGGCAGCGTCCGCGGCGGCGGTGCCGAGGTCGACGAGGACGTCGTCGGCGTGATCCAGTACGAATTCGTCGACTGGCGCGAACGCAAGCCGGCGACCCAGATACTCGATGATCTGCGTGTCGCCATGACCGGCATTCCGGGCGCCGATATCGAGGTGTCGGTTCCCGACGCCGGCCCGCCGACCGGCAAGGCGATCCAGATCCAGCTTTCGGCCGACGACCCTGAAGGTCTCGATCAGGTCGCGCAGAATGTCGCCGGCATGCTCGGCACCGTGCCCGATGTGATCGACATCGGCGACGGCCTGCCGCCACCCGGCATCGACTGGGAGATCAAAGTCGACCGCACCAAGGCGGCGCAATACGGCATCGGGCCCGGTTCGGTCGGCACCGTTGTGCAGCTGGTCACCACGGGACTCAAGCTCTCCGACTACCGGCCGGCAGGTTCCGACGACGCCGTCGACATCCGCCTGCGCCTGCCCGAGGACCGGCGCACGCTGGCCAGCCTCGACCAACTGCGGGTCCAGACCGCGCAGGGCGCTGTGCCGATCTCGAACTTCGTCAGCCGCGAACCGGCCCAGCGCACCGGCATCCTGACCCGCATCGACGGTGTGCGCACCATCACTGTCGACGCCGGTATTCGCGAGGGCGTTCAGGCCGACGCCGTGCGCCAGCAGGTCGTGGCCAATCTCGAAGAGATGAATCTGCCCGCCGACGGTATCCGCTGGAAGCTTGCCGGCGAGGACGAGGAACAGAAGGCCGCCGGCGAATTTCTTTCCAAGGCGTTCGGCGCCGCGATCTTCCTTATCTTCGTGGTGCTTCTTGCCTTGCTCAACAAGTTCATGTCGGTCGGACTGGTGCTTTCGGCGGTGGTAATGTCGACCATTGGCGTGCTGCTCGGCCTGCTGATCATGGAGCAGCCCTTCGGCGTCGTCATGACCGGCATCGGCATCATCGCGCTCGCCGGCGTGGTGGTGAACAACAACATCGTTCTCATCGACACCTATGACCGGCTGCGACAGGAAGGCTGGGACAAGATGGACGCGGTGCTGCAGACCTGCCGCGAGCGCGCCCGCCCGGTCGTGCTGACCGCGGTCACCGCGATCCTCGGCGTGTTGCCGATCGCCTTCGGCGTCAATCTCGAGATTCTCAATCACGAGACCACGTATGGCGCACCGTCGACACAATGGTGGATCGCGCTTTCCAGTGCCATCGTGTTCGGTCTCGCCTTCTCGACCGTGCTGACGCTGGTGGTGACGCCGTCGCTGCTGATGATCTTCACGCGCAGCAACAACTCCAGGGTCTACGCTTTCCTCAACCGTATCTTCCGCCGCAGGAAAACGGCGGAAGATACGGACAAGAAGACCGCTACGCCCGACGTTGACACCTCGCAGGGCTACCCCAAGGCGGCGGAGTAGACGTCGTATCCGGGACGTGACGCGCTGAAGATCGGGAACCTCCCGCCCTCCGGCGCATTGATGGCTATCATCCACACTTCCGGAGGCAGCATCATGTCACTCGGCACCATTCTGATCATCATCCTGATCCTGATCCTGCTCGGCGCAATTCCCGCCTGGCCCTATTCGCGCGGCTGGGGCTACGGTCCGTCCGGTATCGTCGGTGTCATCCTTCTGGTGCTGCTGATCCTGGCATTGCTGGGCCGGATCTAGCGCCTCACGCTGCTTTGCGCCGTTGGCTGTCGAGCCCAAGGTCGGCGACCGCCTGCCTGATCGCGTCCGCCGGTTCGGTTTCGGCGAGGCCGCCAACCGTCGCCGCAAGCCTGGTACCGTCGAGCGAATGCGGCGTGCGCCAGAGGTAGGACATGATCGCCACCTCGCGCAGGATCGGCATCACCAGCCCGCCGGCGCGCAGCAGCGTCCAGGGCACGCCGCGACGCGTGAGGCCGCGGCCGATCGCTTTTTCCGTGGCAGCCTTGAATTGGCTGCCGGTCAGCGTGTGGCCGGCGAAGTGGAACCGCTGGAAAGCTCCTAGTTCGTGCCGCTTTTCCGCCAGCGCCACGAAGGCACGGGCGAGATCCGGCAGGTAGGCGAAGGCGTGCGGCACGTCCATGGGCCCAGGCCAGGTGAAGATGTCCTTGCGCAGCTTGGCGAGGATGAAGATGTCGAGCCAGCTTTCCCGCTTGTGGCCGCCATAAAAGTCGCCGGCGCGCAGCACGATGGTCTGCACGCCCTTCTCCTCCGCGCGGCGGCGGAAAAGCTCCTCCATCGCGATGCGGATGCGCGCCTTCGGCGTCGACGCGACCTGCGGC contains:
- a CDS encoding efflux RND transporter periplasmic adaptor subunit, whose amino-acid sequence is MAKFRFHKLVAVMVLAATAAWIVTGEFSSVGSAVAPETASEPDSETVAVETPPRTVAVVNPPRAEHARAIRMSGTTEANARSNLAARISGIAGELPVKQGSQVRKGDLIMRLDAEGKAAAVNMAEAMLAQREAESAAAERLAKSGNMAKLQLDNARTALAAARSQLETARAELEWTEVRAPFDGLVDRVPVEQGSSVMQGAQVATILSLDPILAVGEVSEHDLAELEIGNKAEIRLVNGTRVDGTLRYVSRDASPQTRTFRVEIAIPNPDRRIPAGMTAEITLRADKVDAVFLPRSVVTLSEKGDLGVRIVKPDDTVAFVPIDIIDDTPQGLALGGVPQDARIIVAGQDLVKEGDKVNAVEADQDTINRLVGQMAGPVN
- a CDS encoding efflux RND transporter permease subunit codes for the protein MGIVDYAIRNARLTISILLFFLIAGTMAYQSIPKEAEPDIQIPIIYVSLTYQGISPEDSERLLLRPVETRLKSISGIKEMRSSAYQGGGNVVVEFQAGADLDKALEDVRNKVSDAEQDLPQGVDEPSVNEVNISEFPVLVVTLAGDVPERALTAAARELRDRLEEVNGVLDAALRGAREDLVEVIIDPVKLSSYGLRLEELVTAVNANNSLVAAGALQGEEGRYAVKVPSLIETVEDVANLPIVAGPNAVVRARDLATIRSTFKDAETITRLDGKQAIAIEVSKRTGANLVETVDRVKAVANEFQALLPEGAEVSFSQDKSTVIRQLLGDLENSVLTAVILVFVVILYALSGRASMLIGLAIPASFLMGIMWLALAGYTVNIVVLFSLILAVGMLVDDAIIVTEFAERRMSEGMPKGEAFSLAAKRMAGPVVAATATRVAAFSPLLFWPGIVGEFMKFMPITLIVTLSSSLIYALVFTPALGALFAKPVVEEEQRDGWYMRFARRAVRHPFIVTAVTIAALVAVPMAYGTYGKGVEFFPNVEPEYGLLYVHARGNLSLEEQDALVTQAEDRILGWPGIKTVYTRVGSVRGGGAEVDEDVVGVIQYEFVDWRERKPATQILDDLRVAMTGIPGADIEVSVPDAGPPTGKAIQIQLSADDPEGLDQVAQNVAGMLGTVPDVIDIGDGLPPPGIDWEIKVDRTKAAQYGIGPGSVGTVVQLVTTGLKLSDYRPAGSDDAVDIRLRLPEDRRTLASLDQLRVQTAQGAVPISNFVSREPAQRTGILTRIDGVRTITVDAGIREGVQADAVRQQVVANLEEMNLPADGIRWKLAGEDEEQKAAGEFLSKAFGAAIFLIFVVLLALLNKFMSVGLVLSAVVMSTIGVLLGLLIMEQPFGVVMTGIGIIALAGVVVNNNIVLIDTYDRLRQEGWDKMDAVLQTCRERARPVVLTAVTAILGVLPIAFGVNLEILNHETTYGAPSTQWWIALSSAIVFGLAFSTVLTLVVTPSLLMIFTRSNNSRVYAFLNRIFRRRKTAEDTDKKTATPDVDTSQGYPKAAE
- a CDS encoding NmrA family NAD(P)-binding protein, which translates into the protein MKTIVILGAAGRIGDAAARAFVEAGWRAKGVARGAKGAQLAPGVEWVEADAFDRASLVAACAGADVVLNTLNPTYTEWEEKVLPMAENVIAAVESAGATHLLPGNVYNFGHDIGMATAEDAPQVASTPKARIRIAMEELFRRRAEEKGVQTIVLRAGDFYGGHKRESWLDIFILAKLRKDIFTWPGPMDVPHAFAYLPDLARAFVALAEKRHELGAFQRFHFAGHTLTGSQFKAATEKAIGRGLTRRGVPWTLLRAGGLVMPILREVAIMSYLWRTPHSLDGTRLAATVGGLAETEPADAIRQAVADLGLDSQRRKAA
- a CDS encoding DUF3309 family protein, with the protein product MSLGTILIIILILILLGAIPAWPYSRGWGYGPSGIVGVILLVLLILALLGRI
- a CDS encoding xanthine dehydrogenase family protein molybdopterin-binding subunit; the encoded protein is MASIGKIARRTFLIGAAAIAGGVAVGYYFYRRPYPNPLEDELAEGEATFNPYVIIGSDNTITAIVPRAEMGQGVTTTLAALVAEELDVGLDKVRVEHGPACYAYYNSEMLAEGGPFPFFEEGFVSEMMRGGMGALGKFLGFQGTGGSSSVRDGFEKMRTSGAAARQMLVAAAAERLNVSDRELVTRDATILHEASGRSVTYGEVAADAARLDPPSDVRLKPASDWTLLGKPQRRTDMEAKATGAPIFGVDVSLPDMLYGTVKMSPRFWAKPVRADLSKAEQMPGVVKIVPIDTTYGHGFGIIAENSWAAFQAADAIEVEWGGADYPSDSDGMSKLLWDAIAAGGGDALRDDGDVDTAFADAPAGRLVEADYEVPFLAHACMEPMNATARLRDGVLDVWSPNQMPTFTRQLCAGLAGVDTDNCNVHTTFMGGGFGRRGEMDYSMFAALLAKETGGRPVKVTWTREEDTRHDVYRPAAAGRFRARIGEDGMPAAVDMKIASASTIASTLRRTFPSISPLGPDKTVIEGAFDQPYTIPDYRVAAIKADTGVPVGFWRSVGNSFNGFFHESFMDELAVAGGVDPVAMRVKLMAAHPAAVKVVERVAEMSGWGEQLPDGKAKGFAFTLSFGSWVAEVVQVAQTDAGIRIEKVWIAADLGQVLDPGIVEAQLTSGAIYGLSSAMGQEITIADGMVEQSNFHDFDAMRINQCPAFEVAILENYHKMGGAGEIGTPPAVPALANAVFALTGKRVRRLPLSREVDFA